From Deinococcus sp. Marseille-Q6407, one genomic window encodes:
- a CDS encoding M3 family oligoendopeptidase has product MTVLDRVEQTLQTPAGSSEWAFFEPRYQTLLEQPLTAADVPGWLQAWSDVAAELESVGNRLNVYADLHTDDPAAQERRRKFQAEVLPPARRLEQQLKQKWLAVPGYTPDPDTELLYRRVRDAADLYREANVDLDVVHAEQISRHGQLTGGQKVMLDGEELTVPQTFQRLESPDRAERERAWRALAQSDLALSQDLNPLMLELLGTRRRFAANADLPDFRAYRWRELDRVDYTPQQCLDFHQAVAEEVVPLVTEQVQAVAAALGLDSVRPWDYNRGNLPDPQGRPPMRPFSGSAALEDLAQQAYAGLDSDLAARFGQMREAGLLDLESRPGKMPHAYCEYFPATNQPFVLMNVVGSAEDIRVLFHEVGHAFHGFYSGESQPLVWNRWSPIEFVEIPSMAMEFLSLDHLAHALSPDELQRYRQQLLLGVLTFLPWAAQMDAFQHWLYVDAPQDVTAEDLNAKWLELDRLYHPFVNWDGLDETVRAQGWHYYHIFQVPFYYIEYAMCYLAAVSIWRGAQADPAAALERYKAALRLGSTRPVPELYAAAGAEFRFDAEYIGGLMGFLQEQLRES; this is encoded by the coding sequence ATGACCGTTCTGGACCGCGTAGAACAGACCCTGCAGACTCCTGCCGGGTCGAGCGAATGGGCTTTTTTCGAGCCCCGTTATCAGACCCTGCTGGAGCAGCCGCTGACGGCAGCGGACGTGCCCGGCTGGCTGCAGGCCTGGAGTGACGTGGCCGCCGAACTGGAAAGCGTGGGCAACCGCCTGAATGTCTATGCCGACCTGCACACCGACGACCCGGCCGCGCAGGAACGCCGCCGGAAGTTTCAGGCGGAAGTGCTGCCCCCCGCCCGGCGGCTGGAGCAGCAGCTCAAGCAGAAATGGCTGGCGGTGCCCGGCTATACTCCTGACCCTGACACCGAACTGCTGTACCGCCGCGTGCGCGACGCCGCCGACCTCTACCGTGAAGCGAACGTGGACCTGGACGTTGTTCACGCCGAACAGATCAGCCGCCACGGCCAGCTGACCGGCGGCCAGAAGGTGATGCTGGACGGCGAGGAACTGACCGTGCCCCAGACTTTCCAAAGGCTGGAAAGCCCCGACCGTGCCGAGCGCGAACGGGCCTGGCGGGCGCTGGCGCAGAGCGACCTGGCGCTGTCGCAGGACCTGAACCCACTGATGCTGGAGCTGCTGGGCACCCGCCGGCGCTTTGCTGCCAACGCCGACCTGCCCGACTTCCGCGCCTACCGCTGGCGCGAACTGGACCGGGTGGACTACACTCCGCAGCAGTGCCTGGATTTTCACCAGGCGGTGGCCGAAGAGGTGGTGCCGCTGGTGACCGAGCAGGTGCAGGCCGTGGCTGCTGCCTTGGGCCTGGATTCGGTGCGGCCCTGGGACTATAACCGCGGTAACCTGCCCGACCCGCAGGGCCGCCCACCCATGCGGCCTTTTTCCGGCAGCGCCGCGCTGGAAGACCTGGCGCAGCAGGCTTACGCCGGGCTGGACAGCGACCTGGCCGCCCGCTTCGGGCAGATGCGCGAAGCGGGTCTGCTGGACCTGGAATCGCGTCCCGGCAAGATGCCGCACGCCTACTGTGAGTACTTCCCGGCCACCAATCAGCCGTTCGTGCTGATGAACGTGGTGGGCAGCGCCGAGGATATCCGGGTGCTGTTTCACGAGGTGGGCCACGCTTTCCACGGCTTTTATTCCGGCGAGAGCCAGCCGCTGGTCTGGAACCGCTGGAGCCCCATCGAATTTGTGGAGATTCCTTCGATGGCAATGGAATTCCTGAGCCTTGACCACCTCGCGCATGCCCTCAGCCCGGACGAACTGCAGCGCTACCGCCAGCAGCTGCTACTGGGCGTGCTGACTTTCCTGCCCTGGGCCGCGCAGATGGACGCTTTCCAGCACTGGCTGTATGTGGACGCCCCGCAGGACGTGACGGCCGAGGACCTGAACGCCAAGTGGCTGGAGCTGGACCGCCTCTATCACCCTTTCGTGAACTGGGACGGTCTGGACGAAACGGTGCGGGCGCAGGGCTGGCACTACTACCACATCTTTCAGGTGCCGTTTTATTACATCGAGTACGCCATGTGTTACCTGGCGGCCGTCAGCATCTGGCGCGGGGCTCAGGCCGATCCGGCCGCCGCACTGGAGCGCTACAAGGCTGCGCTGCGCCTGGGCAGCACCCGCCCGGTGCCGGAGCTGTACGCGGCGGCCGGCGCCGAGTTCCGCTTCGACGCGGAATATATCGGCGGGCTGATGGGTTTCCTGCAAGAACAGCTGCGGGAAAGCTGA
- a CDS encoding metallophosphoesterase family protein gives MRALLLSDIHANKPALDAVLEHAHRDAARYSATYCLGDALGYGPHPREVLESLQDLRAQCVLGNHDLGLLQLVDGQRAAAVGTGTQVLVWQIGRLGQRDLRYVRGWKDVIEDAPLGARLRHGSPLSLNEYTDLDAARRSFREWGGSLAFVGHTHIPAAYATLQGTAGEWMRHQPITAAPGQPCTRYPVPPKARVILNPGSVGQPRDGDPRAAYGVYDSDLRTLDVFRVPYDIEHTQRDLRAADLPESLAVRLSAGL, from the coding sequence GTGCGTGCCCTGCTGCTTTCCGACATCCATGCCAACAAGCCTGCACTGGACGCCGTGCTGGAGCATGCTCACCGAGACGCGGCACGCTACTCGGCCACATACTGCCTAGGCGACGCCCTGGGCTACGGCCCGCACCCGCGCGAGGTGCTCGAAAGCCTGCAGGACCTGCGGGCGCAGTGCGTGCTGGGCAATCACGACCTGGGCCTACTGCAACTGGTGGACGGGCAACGGGCGGCGGCGGTAGGCACCGGCACGCAGGTGCTGGTGTGGCAGATCGGGCGGCTGGGCCAGCGCGACCTGCGCTACGTGCGCGGCTGGAAAGACGTGATTGAAGACGCACCGCTGGGCGCGCGGCTGCGCCACGGTTCGCCGCTGTCGCTGAACGAATACACCGACTTGGACGCCGCCCGGCGCAGTTTCCGCGAGTGGGGCGGGTCGCTGGCGTTTGTGGGGCATACCCATATTCCGGCCGCCTACGCCACGCTGCAGGGCACGGCAGGCGAGTGGATGCGGCACCAACCCATCACGGCGGCCCCAGGTCAGCCCTGCACGCGTTACCCGGTGCCGCCCAAAGCCCGCGTGATTCTGAACCCTGGCAGCGTGGGGCAGCCGCGCGACGGCGACCCCCGGGCCGCCTACGGCGTGTACGACAGCGACCTGCGAACGCTGGACGTGTTCCGAGTGCCATACGACATCGAGCACACCCAGCGCGACCTGCGCGCCGCCGACCTGCCCGAGTCGCTGGCCGTGCGGCTGTCGGCCGGCCTCTGA
- a CDS encoding cation diffusion facilitator family transporter, giving the protein MTGSDPHPHEQHAHSHAHGSHDHNHGAGASTRQLGLALGLTSLFLVVEVAYAFISGSLALLSDAGHMLTDSAALALSLLAVKAGQRPADRQRTFGYRRTEILAAAINAAALLAVGIYILYEAVQRLREPVAVQTTPMLVVAVLGLAVNLLSARILAGGQEGSLNVRSAYLEVLSDLLGSAAVIAGAVLIMFTGWTWVDPLLGAGIGLWVLPRTWRLLGESINVLLEGAPAGLDLDALRAELGALPGVAEVHDLHVWSITSGEHSLTVHLVCQQAGADLPAASAPSAELLSAAQEVAHSYGIDHVTVQLEPPGHHGEHAHDLHP; this is encoded by the coding sequence ATGACTGGTAGCGACCCCCACCCGCACGAGCAGCACGCTCACTCCCACGCCCACGGCAGCCACGACCACAACCACGGCGCCGGAGCCAGCACCCGGCAGCTGGGACTGGCGCTGGGCCTGACCAGCCTCTTTCTGGTGGTGGAAGTTGCCTACGCCTTTATTTCCGGCAGTCTGGCGCTGCTCTCAGACGCCGGGCACATGCTGACCGACTCGGCAGCCCTGGCACTGTCGCTGCTGGCGGTCAAGGCCGGGCAGCGCCCCGCCGACCGGCAGCGCACCTTCGGCTACCGCCGCACCGAGATTCTGGCGGCCGCCATCAACGCCGCCGCGCTGCTGGCCGTGGGCATCTACATCCTGTATGAAGCGGTGCAGCGACTGCGCGAGCCGGTCGCCGTGCAGACCACGCCGATGCTGGTGGTGGCGGTGCTAGGCCTGGCAGTCAACCTGCTGAGCGCGCGCATTCTGGCCGGCGGGCAGGAAGGCAGCCTGAACGTGCGCTCGGCCTACCTGGAAGTGCTGAGCGATCTGCTGGGGTCGGCCGCCGTGATTGCGGGCGCAGTGCTGATCATGTTCACCGGCTGGACCTGGGTAGACCCCCTGCTGGGCGCCGGTATCGGGCTGTGGGTGCTGCCGCGCACCTGGCGCCTGCTGGGCGAGAGCATCAACGTACTGCTGGAAGGCGCGCCCGCCGGCCTGGACCTGGACGCTCTGCGCGCCGAGCTGGGTGCCCTGCCGGGCGTGGCCGAGGTGCATGACCTGCACGTCTGGAGCATCACCAGCGGTGAACACAGCCTGACAGTGCATCTGGTCTGTCAGCAGGCGGGCGCCGACCTGCCGGCTGCCTCGGCGCCCAGTGCCGAACTCCTGAGTGCGGCGCAGGAGGTGGCGCACAGTTACGGCATCGACCATGTGACGGTACAGCTGGAACCGCCCGGCCACCACGGCGAACACGCCCACGACCTGCACCCCTGA
- a CDS encoding SDR family NAD(P)-dependent oxidoreductase, with translation MTHSMSRRVVLLTGASSGIGEATARELAARGDALVLAARREDRLRALARRLDPSESRVIAVPCDVADPAAREALVRSALDHFGQIDVLVNNAGVGLGGGAWWENPDWPRVLHVNLEAVMALTALVLPGMLARGRGHIVNVASVAGQVATEGAYSASKFGVRGFSHALRRELWSSGVNVSVVSPGFVRTGMTARSRLPMPGPEVVARAIAGVLERPRREVTVPRLYRLAALAELVPALSDPLIAHGYSARRRRR, from the coding sequence ATGACCCATTCCATGTCCCGGCGCGTTGTCCTGCTGACCGGTGCCAGCAGCGGCATCGGGGAGGCCACCGCCCGTGAGCTGGCGGCGCGGGGGGATGCGCTGGTGCTGGCTGCACGCCGTGAAGACCGCCTGCGCGCCCTGGCCCGCCGGCTGGACCCCAGTGAGTCACGCGTCATTGCGGTGCCGTGTGATGTGGCCGACCCGGCCGCCCGGGAAGCGCTGGTGCGCTCGGCGCTGGACCACTTCGGGCAGATAGATGTGCTGGTGAACAATGCCGGCGTGGGCCTGGGCGGGGGAGCTTGGTGGGAAAACCCCGACTGGCCCCGGGTGCTGCACGTCAACCTGGAAGCGGTGATGGCCCTCACGGCGCTGGTGCTGCCGGGCATGCTGGCACGCGGGCGTGGGCACATTGTCAATGTGGCGTCGGTGGCGGGGCAGGTGGCGACCGAGGGAGCCTACAGCGCCAGCAAATTCGGGGTGCGCGGGTTCAGCCATGCCCTGCGGCGGGAACTGTGGAGCAGCGGGGTGAACGTGAGCGTGGTGTCGCCCGGGTTTGTCCGCACCGGGATGACGGCCCGCAGCCGGTTGCCCATGCCGGGGCCAGAGGTGGTGGCGCGGGCCATTGCAGGCGTGCTGGAGCGCCCCCGCCGCGAGGTGACGGTGCCGCGCCTCTACCGGCTGGCCGCCCTGGCCGAGCTTGTCCCGGCGCTGAGTGACCCTTTGATTGCGCATGGCTACAGCGCCCGGCGCCGGCGCCGCTAG
- a CDS encoding DNA polymerase III, with product MLPALPHAHLPLLEQATASGGNALLLTGAEYGGSLALALAIFAASNCSGQRGMGGEACGVCPSCRALAAGAHPDLLELAPRETTSTGRAARRRIIPIGAILESRDKGHEFDTHVFEFLEVRPTYHRRGVLIQGAEYLGAEAANALLKLMEEPPHGAFFLLLAGDVRAVMPTLVSRSTRLGVPPLSDAAMQEELARRLSADPAAAGLNAQELVAFAAGRPEVLAHAGEVAAALSGAASLHAALHEGLLPTLDTAGELEKGWSPWHAEALRFVWRVESPAARARLDTALDTLERALEAYANPALSFMVFGLAARAALGEG from the coding sequence ATGTTGCCTGCGCTGCCCCACGCCCACCTGCCGCTGCTGGAACAGGCCACCGCTTCGGGTGGCAACGCCCTGCTGCTGACCGGCGCTGAGTATGGCGGCAGCCTGGCGCTGGCGCTGGCCATCTTTGCCGCCAGCAACTGCTCGGGGCAGCGCGGCATGGGCGGCGAGGCCTGCGGGGTCTGCCCCAGTTGCCGGGCGCTGGCGGCCGGGGCACACCCCGACCTGCTGGAACTGGCACCCCGCGAAACCACCAGCACCGGCCGGGCGGCGCGGCGCCGGATCATTCCCATCGGCGCGATTCTGGAAAGCCGCGACAAAGGCCACGAGTTCGATACACACGTCTTCGAGTTTCTGGAGGTGCGCCCCACCTACCACCGCCGCGGCGTGCTGATTCAGGGCGCTGAGTACCTGGGTGCCGAGGCCGCCAACGCCCTGCTCAAGCTGATGGAAGAGCCGCCCCACGGGGCCTTTTTCCTGCTGCTGGCCGGCGACGTGCGGGCGGTGATGCCCACCCTGGTCAGCCGCAGCACTCGCCTGGGCGTGCCCCCGCTGAGCGACGCCGCCATGCAGGAGGAACTGGCCCGGCGGCTGAGCGCAGACCCGGCAGCCGCCGGGCTGAACGCGCAGGAGCTGGTGGCTTTTGCGGCTGGCCGCCCCGAAGTGCTGGCCCACGCCGGCGAGGTGGCGGCGGCGCTTTCCGGGGCCGCCAGCCTGCACGCGGCGCTGCATGAGGGCCTGCTGCCCACCCTGGACACGGCCGGCGAGTTGGAAAAAGGCTGGTCCCCCTGGCATGCCGAGGCCCTGCGCTTCGTGTGGCGCGTGGAAAGCCCGGCGGCCCGCGCCCGGCTGGACACAGCGCTGGACACCCTGGAGCGGGCGCTGGAAGCCTACGCCAACCCGGCGCTGAGCTTCATGGTGTTCGGGCTGGCAGCGCGGGCTGCCCTGGGGGAAGGCTGA
- a CDS encoding MBL fold metallo-hydrolase encodes MLPRSLGIVPPPPYNQLEPVQHGAAWVRVLSTGLLNENCVLVTDAPSGGCGFLVDPGSDAAQILRMLDSSGAEVQALLLTHGHFDHIGAVQEVREALKVPVYLHPLDGAIYAGSADLAGLLGAADFQQPAPPDAPLRQGQVLTAGGLTLTVRELPGHTPGHVVYRGDGFVLSGDTLFPGALAPTNLPGGDRPQLIAGILRELLSLPPDTRLYPGHGRPLSVADGRANPLFRRRLAAQAGTLPT; translated from the coding sequence ATGCTGCCCCGCTCGCTGGGAATCGTGCCCCCGCCGCCCTACAACCAGCTGGAGCCGGTGCAGCACGGCGCCGCCTGGGTGCGGGTTCTTTCGACCGGGCTGCTCAATGAGAACTGCGTACTGGTCACCGACGCGCCCAGCGGGGGCTGCGGCTTTCTGGTTGACCCTGGCAGCGACGCGGCGCAGATTCTGCGGATGCTGGACAGCAGCGGCGCCGAGGTGCAGGCCCTTTTGCTGACCCACGGGCACTTTGACCACATCGGTGCGGTGCAGGAGGTGCGGGAAGCCCTGAAGGTACCGGTGTATCTGCACCCGCTGGACGGAGCCATCTATGCCGGGTCGGCGGACCTGGCCGGGCTGCTGGGCGCAGCCGACTTTCAGCAGCCGGCGCCGCCCGACGCGCCCCTGCGGCAGGGACAGGTGCTGACGGCTGGCGGCCTTACCCTCACGGTCCGCGAGCTGCCGGGCCATACGCCGGGCCACGTGGTGTACCGGGGAGACGGCTTTGTGCTGTCGGGCGACACCCTCTTTCCCGGGGCGCTGGCCCCCACCAACCTGCCCGGCGGTGACCGCCCACAGCTGATTGCAGGCATCCTACGCGAGTTGCTGAGCCTGCCGCCAGACACCCGGCTGTACCCGGGGCACGGCCGACCCCTCAGCGTGGCCGACGGGCGCGCCAACCCCCTCTTTCGCCGCCGGCTGGCCGCGCAGGCCGGTACACTGCCCACATGA
- a CDS encoding MBL fold metallo-hydrolase translates to MTFALPQPAVHGEVRIWSLPTGPLQENCYLVAGAGGQGYLIDPGEDAARILALVEATGVQVQAILLTHGHFDHIGAVQAVREALKVPVYLHPEALDDYRSGQERAAQFGLRLAQPAAHDHDIAQDQLFEAEGGLRLMARDLPGHAQGHVVFVGDGFVLAGDTLFAGSIGRTDLPGGNHPQLLAGIQAELLTLDGETAVYPGHGPTTTVGRERQTNPFLS, encoded by the coding sequence ATGACTTTTGCACTGCCGCAACCTGCTGTTCACGGCGAGGTCCGCATCTGGTCGCTGCCCACCGGACCCCTGCAGGAAAACTGCTATCTGGTCGCCGGCGCGGGCGGCCAGGGCTACCTGATTGACCCCGGCGAGGACGCCGCCCGCATTCTGGCGCTGGTCGAGGCTACGGGCGTGCAGGTGCAGGCTATCCTGCTGACCCACGGGCATTTTGACCACATCGGCGCGGTGCAGGCGGTGCGTGAAGCGCTGAAAGTGCCGGTGTACCTGCACCCGGAAGCGCTGGACGACTACCGCAGCGGCCAGGAGCGAGCGGCGCAGTTTGGCCTGCGGCTGGCCCAGCCGGCGGCCCACGACCACGACATTGCCCAGGACCAGCTGTTTGAGGCAGAGGGCGGCCTGCGCCTGATGGCCCGCGACCTGCCCGGCCACGCCCAGGGGCATGTGGTGTTCGTGGGCGACGGCTTCGTGCTGGCCGGCGATACCCTCTTTGCGGGCAGCATCGGCCGCACCGACTTGCCGGGCGGCAACCACCCGCAGCTGCTGGCCGGCATCCAGGCCGAACTGCTGACCCTGGACGGTGAAACGGCCGTGTATCCCGGCCACGGCCCCACCACCACGGTGGGCCGCGAGCGGCAGACCAATCCGTTTTTAAGCTGA
- a CDS encoding DUF2270 domain-containing protein, giving the protein MTDARPGTITATSYSGNAANALIHLYRGESYKMVSYRQRLDNTTNWAVVTTAGLASFAMGEGSHSHATFLFAMFMNFYFLRLEARRFRSYEIAHHRVRVMERFFYPAMLGEHVDAGWHQFLLAELAKPRSPISIREALGWRLKRNYLWIYAAVLIAWLAKLAAEYPAGAPITLETFVQTARVGTLSGWVVFAGVITFYAYLISLAVSASREYPLEDD; this is encoded by the coding sequence ATGACCGACGCCCGCCCCGGCACCATCACCGCCACCAGCTACAGCGGCAACGCTGCCAACGCCCTGATTCACCTCTACCGGGGTGAATCGTACAAGATGGTCAGCTACCGCCAGCGCCTGGACAACACCACCAACTGGGCGGTGGTCACCACGGCCGGTCTGGCCAGCTTCGCGATGGGCGAGGGCAGCCACAGCCACGCCACCTTTTTGTTCGCCATGTTCATGAACTTCTATTTTCTGCGGCTGGAAGCGCGGCGCTTTCGCTCGTACGAGATCGCGCACCACCGGGTGCGGGTAATGGAGCGCTTCTTTTATCCGGCCATGCTGGGCGAGCATGTGGACGCCGGCTGGCACCAGTTCCTGCTGGCCGAACTTGCCAAGCCGCGCAGTCCCATCAGCATCCGCGAGGCGCTGGGCTGGCGGCTCAAGCGCAACTACCTGTGGATTTACGCGGCCGTCCTGATCGCCTGGCTGGCCAAACTGGCCGCCGAGTACCCGGCCGGCGCGCCCATCACCCTAGAAACCTTCGTGCAGACGGCGCGGGTAGGCACCCTCTCGGGCTGGGTGGTCTTTGCCGGAGTCATTACTTTTTATGCTTACCTGATTTCGCTGGCGGTCAGCGCCTCGCGCGAGTATCCGCTGGAAGATGACTGA
- a CDS encoding 4-(cytidine 5'-diphospho)-2-C-methyl-D-erythritol kinase: MPEPLTRPEALTLFAPAKTNLGLSVLGVRPDGYHELHSLMVPLSVGDELSFAPAPTLTLACTGPYGTGLPTDGRNLVYRAARAYLDAAGLDAGVQITLNKQLPLASGLGGGSSDAATTLQALAQLFPAGVNLPALALSLGADVPFFLTGGPALAEGVGERLRPVALPPAWLVLANPGSEVSAADAYRWLDETAEFGPTLNLPGIITALQGGRELPYFNSLQSGVLRRHPEIEATLQALADAGLHSVLLSGSGATCFGVARDAAHAQAAAASVQTAQPGWWVAAAQVLDGPSRAGHA, from the coding sequence ATGCCTGAACCCCTGACTCGTCCTGAAGCCCTGACCCTGTTTGCCCCGGCCAAGACCAACCTGGGCCTCAGCGTGCTGGGCGTGCGGCCGGACGGCTACCATGAGCTACACAGCCTGATGGTGCCGCTCAGCGTAGGCGACGAGCTGAGCTTTGCGCCGGCGCCCACGCTAACGCTGGCCTGCACCGGACCATACGGCACGGGCCTACCGACCGATGGACGCAATCTGGTGTACCGCGCTGCCCGTGCCTATCTGGACGCGGCTGGTCTGGACGCAGGCGTCCAGATCACCCTGAACAAGCAGTTGCCGCTGGCCTCGGGCCTGGGCGGGGGCAGCAGCGACGCGGCCACCACCCTGCAGGCACTGGCCCAGCTGTTTCCGGCCGGGGTGAACCTGCCGGCGCTGGCCTTGAGCCTGGGCGCCGATGTGCCGTTTTTCCTAACCGGCGGCCCCGCACTGGCCGAAGGCGTGGGCGAGCGCCTGCGCCCGGTCGCACTGCCCCCGGCCTGGCTGGTACTGGCCAACCCTGGCAGCGAGGTCAGCGCCGCCGACGCCTACCGCTGGCTGGACGAGACGGCGGAATTCGGCCCCACCCTGAACCTGCCCGGCATCATCACGGCGCTGCAAGGTGGCCGGGAACTGCCGTATTTCAACTCGCTACAAAGTGGCGTGCTGCGGCGGCACCCGGAAATCGAAGCCACCTTGCAGGCGCTGGCAGACGCTGGGCTGCACTCGGTGCTGCTGAGCGGTTCCGGTGCGACCTGCTTCGGGGTGGCGCGGGACGCGGCGCACGCTCAGGCAGCGGCGGCCAGTGTGCAGACCGCGCAGCCAGGCTGGTGGGTGGCCGCCGCGCAGGTGCTGGATGGTCCCAGCCGCGCAGGTCACGCCTGA
- the ispD gene encoding 2-C-methyl-D-erythritol 4-phosphate cytidylyltransferase, with protein sequence MAPPSPLNHQPSSSFSFAALIPAAGSGTRLGHGPKAAVTVGGRSLLAWAVAALAPHVSEVVVALPEGLALPDDVPAGVRTITGGATRQDSVRLLLDATGAEYVLIHDAARPFLSADIVQAVQAAVQRSEAATVALPVADSLVRGGEAAPGGPAFWAEGVPREDLWAVQTPQGFRRELLQAAHAGATAAGFSATDDAGLVARLGHPVELVPGDARLLKVTRGGDLALAEALAASLLLEKEGADHA encoded by the coding sequence GTGGCCCCTCCGTCTCCCCTCAACCATCAACCATCCTCCTCCTTCTCCTTCGCCGCCCTCATCCCCGCTGCCGGCTCCGGCACCCGCCTGGGACACGGCCCCAAGGCTGCCGTGACGGTGGGCGGGCGCTCGCTGCTGGCCTGGGCTGTGGCGGCGCTAGCCCCGCATGTGAGTGAGGTGGTGGTGGCGCTGCCCGAAGGGCTGGCGTTGCCGGACGATGTGCCGGCTGGCGTGCGGACCATTACGGGTGGAGCAACGCGCCAGGACAGCGTGCGGCTGCTGCTGGACGCTACCGGAGCGGAATACGTGCTGATTCACGACGCGGCCCGGCCCTTCCTGAGTGCCGACATCGTGCAGGCGGTGCAGGCGGCGGTGCAGCGCAGCGAGGCGGCGACGGTGGCCCTCCCGGTGGCCGATTCGCTGGTGCGGGGCGGCGAGGCGGCTCCGGGCGGCCCCGCGTTCTGGGCGGAAGGCGTGCCCCGCGAAGACCTCTGGGCGGTGCAGACCCCGCAGGGCTTCCGGCGCGAACTGCTGCAGGCGGCCCACGCCGGCGCTACCGCAGCCGGGTTCAGTGCCACCGACGACGCCGGGCTGGTGGCACGGCTGGGGCATCCAGTAGAGCTGGTGCCCGGCGACGCCCGGCTGCTGAAAGTGACGCGCGGCGGCGACCTGGCACTGGCTGAGGCGCTGGCGGCCAGCCTATTGCTGGAGAAGGAGGGAGCCGACCATGCCTGA
- a CDS encoding MFS transporter — protein MSGSLFAWVRARPAFAWLWAAGFVSTVGDAFRAITVSLWLFEASGGSGPVMALATAVGVLSTLLLGTLAGVWADRWERRRTLLACDLLRLLCSLGLVGAAALHSVPLGLLALAFLSGVSVLGEVASETTLPRVVEGADLERANGLWVVMAQLSFIVAPLGAALVYSAYGAAYAFGVDALSFGLSALLLLRLPPLPTQEATLRQPERGRIWQELMAGLRLIGQDRLISSSLLALSLRVLSGGINSVVVLFFIAQTLGQSATDLVWLSTANGVAQVLTGSLVVAAAHRAALPVTLLGGLGVMVLGATAIALAPGPQGFGC, from the coding sequence ATGTCCGGTTCACTCTTTGCTTGGGTTCGTGCCAGGCCCGCGTTTGCTTGGCTCTGGGCGGCGGGGTTCGTTTCTACTGTGGGCGACGCTTTTCGTGCTATCACCGTCAGCCTGTGGCTTTTTGAAGCTTCGGGCGGAAGCGGCCCAGTGATGGCGCTGGCGACGGCTGTAGGCGTGCTGTCCACCCTGCTGCTGGGTACGCTGGCGGGGGTATGGGCTGACCGCTGGGAGCGCCGCCGTACCTTGCTGGCCTGCGACCTTCTGCGCCTGCTGTGCAGCCTGGGACTGGTGGGGGCCGCTGCGCTGCACTCTGTGCCGCTGGGTTTGCTGGCGCTGGCCTTCCTAAGTGGGGTGAGTGTCTTAGGCGAGGTGGCCTCAGAAACCACCCTGCCGCGTGTGGTGGAGGGGGCCGATTTGGAACGTGCCAACGGACTGTGGGTGGTGATGGCCCAACTGAGCTTCATCGTGGCTCCGCTGGGAGCGGCCCTGGTGTACTCGGCGTATGGCGCGGCCTACGCCTTTGGGGTGGATGCGCTGAGTTTCGGGCTGTCGGCGTTGTTGCTGCTGCGGTTGCCTCCTCTGCCCACTCAGGAGGCCACCCTTCGGCAACCGGAGCGGGGCCGCATTTGGCAAGAGTTGATGGCTGGCCTGAGGCTGATTGGGCAAGACCGCCTCATCTCCAGTTCACTGCTCGCCCTCTCCCTACGCGTGCTTTCAGGGGGCATCAATAGCGTCGTCGTGCTCTTTTTTATTGCACAGACCCTGGGACAATCCGCCACCGATTTGGTTTGGCTGAGCACGGCCAATGGCGTAGCGCAGGTGCTGACGGGTTCGCTGGTGGTGGCGGCGGCTCACCGCGCTGCGCTGCCCGTCACGCTGCTGGGCGGCTTGGGCGTGATGGTGCTGGGCGCTACGGCTATCGCGCTGGCCCCAGGGCCCCAGGGTTTTGGGTGCTGA
- a CDS encoding UbiX family flavin prenyltransferase, with protein MTQTRRQRLVVGVSGGSGIPYALDLLRTLGQLDVETHLIVTSGAKRVMAAEGGVRLDELTALASAVHEDRDLGASIASGSFRTDGMVVVPCSAGTLAKIAHGFADNLLSRAAHVTLKERRPLALVLREDPLPRPMLVNMLAAHDAGATIMSASPGFYHAPQSVDELLHFVTVRVLDQFGLEAGGFRRWGEER; from the coding sequence GTGACCCAAACCCGGCGCCAGCGGCTGGTGGTCGGGGTCAGCGGGGGCAGCGGCATTCCCTACGCGCTGGACCTGCTGCGGACCCTGGGCCAGCTGGACGTGGAAACCCACCTGATTGTGACCAGCGGGGCCAAACGGGTGATGGCGGCCGAAGGTGGCGTGCGGCTGGACGAACTGACCGCGCTGGCGTCCGCGGTACATGAGGACCGCGATCTGGGCGCCAGCATTGCGTCCGGCTCCTTCCGCACCGACGGCATGGTGGTGGTGCCGTGCAGCGCCGGGACCCTGGCCAAAATTGCCCACGGCTTTGCCGACAACCTGCTGAGCCGCGCCGCCCACGTCACACTCAAGGAGCGCCGCCCGCTGGCGCTGGTGCTGCGCGAGGACCCGCTGCCCCGGCCCATGCTGGTCAACATGCTGGCCGCCCATGACGCGGGCGCCACCATCATGAGCGCCAGCCCCGGCTTTTACCACGCGCCGCAGAGTGTGGACGAACTCCTGCATTTCGTGACGGTGCGGGTGCTGGACCAGTTCGGGCTGGAGGCGGGGGGGTTCAGGCGGTGGGGGGAAGAAAGGTAA